One part of the Dermacentor silvarum isolate Dsil-2018 chromosome 6, BIME_Dsil_1.4, whole genome shotgun sequence genome encodes these proteins:
- the LOC119456755 gene encoding solute carrier family 22 member 13 — protein sequence MYLLDKFGLLRDDPRGVGEEEENQEERRSMGILFPQNLTTKYLYVSESFDCFDAIGNGMVQKRMLFIAAICVYIAAVNIHIVPLISTDVGHWCKRPPHSNVSQADWRNAAIPLDASGKPSQCSMYENPEQPDNATTVLCLDWEYEERWPRESAVTTWNMVCSRQSLIAVMIVVQNFGTALCVTVAGYLADRIGRKSVVMPSLVVMLLSTVILCVSTAYPVFAATLFFAAGSNAVAMTVASLILFEVSTHANRPLLNVFASTFGVLSSDLSMAILERAELDWQLRLALFLLPALLVLPAFCFIDESPRWLVAKSKLPEAKNIMLAAAEVNHFPLSNTMCLLERLKADIDGPFGEPTSAEAAMLGKSAIRKHAVIIFTCTFTTLFGYYSTIISPIWEDDPALHWFAFGAAVLAYAATNVLIRKVTMLSTIAGLFGLLFGLHCLLSIAIVGAPVIVSKVLLVVTKVLYVVTAIIVPCYSLELFPTAVRGLTTCCGFGCGVFGAASAAMVLLLNLEGRYDIAFALPALLLFGSLLAMCSLPRTTTVECAKTTPSTAEDRTR from the exons ATGTATTTGCTTGACAAATTCGGCCTCTTGCGGGACGATCCACGAGGAGTGGGTGAAGAAGAAGAGAACCAGGAGGAAAGAAGAAGCATGGGTATTCTTTTCCCGCAGAACCTCACAACCAAGTATTTATACGTGAGCGAGTCTTTTGATTGTTTCGACGCGATTGGAAATGGCATGGTGCAGAAGCGGATGTTGTTCATCGCCGCCATTTGTGTGTACATCGCGGCGGTCAACATACACATCGTGCCGTTAATCTCGACCGACGTCGGACACTGGTGCAAGAGGCCGCCGCATTCCAACGTGTCCCAGGCTGACTGGAGGAATGCGGCTATTCCTTTGGACGCGTCTGGAAAGCCAAGCCAATGTAGCATGTACGAAAATCCCGAGCAGCCCGACAACGCGACGACTGTGCTTTGCCTGGACTGGGAGTACGAAGAGCGCTGGCCCAGGGAGAGTGCCGTGACCACGTGGAACATGGTCTGCTCGAGGCAGTCGCTCATCGCCGTGATGATCGTGGTACAGAACTTTGGAACCGCTTTGTGTGTGACTGTAGCCGGATACCTTGCAGACCGCATTGGTCGGAAGTCTGTAGTGATGCCGTCGCTGGTGGTCATGCTGCTGTCGACTGTCATTTTGTGCGTTTCCACTGCTTACCCCGTGTTCGCAGCGACGTTATTCTTCGCAGCGGGCTCCAATGCCGTCGCTATGACCGTCGCCTCCTTGATCCTCTTCGAGGTATCCACTCACGCAAACAGGCCTCTGTTGAACGTCTTTGCCTCAACGTTCGGTGTCCTCTCTTCCGATCTGTCGATGGCAATCCTGGAGCGAGCCGAGCTAGACTGGCAGCTCAGATTAGCGCTCTTCCTCCTGCCAGCGCTGTTGGTGCTGCCAGCGTTCTGCTTCATTGATGAGTCACCGCGCTGGCTTGTGGCGAAGTCCAAGCTCCCCGAAGCgaaaaacatcatgctggcagcCGCCGAGGTCAACCACTTTCCTCTCTCGAACACGATGTGCCTGCTGGAGAGACTGAAGGCAGACATCGACGGCCCCTTTGGGGAGCCTACGTCGGCCGAGGCAGCCATGCTGGGCAAATCGGCCATCCGAAAGCACGCGGTGATTATATTTACCTGCACTTTTACAACGCTCTTCGGTTACTACAGCACAATTATTTCACCGATCTGGGAAGACGATCCGGCGCTTCACTGGTTCGCATTCGGGGCGGCTGTGTTGGCGTACGCCGCTACAAATGTTCTGATCAGGAAGGTAACCATGCTATCAACAATCGCCGGACTGTTCGGGCTGCTATTTGGACTCCATTGCCTACTAAGCATCGCAATCGTAGGTGCGCCGGTGATCGTCAGCAAGGTTCTGTTGGTGGTGACAAAGGTTTTATACGTAGTCACCGCCATCATTGTTCCTTGCTACTCCCTGGAACTCTTCCCGACCGCCGTGCGCGGCTTGACCACGTGCTGCGGCTTCGGCTGCGGTGTATTCGGTGCCGCCAGTGCCGCCATGGTTCTTCTGCTCAACCTCGAGGGACGTTATGATATCGCATTCGCTCTACCGGCGTTGTTGCTCTTCGGCTCATTGCTGGCGATGTGTAGCCTTCCGCGTACCACGACGGTCGAGTGCGCCAAGACGACC CCTTCCACGGCTGAGGATCGAACTCGTTGA